The uncultured Dysgonomonas sp. genome contains the following window.
TTCTGTCAGATCTAATAAACGAACTGCTTCTAAAACCCTGAGAGGACCTATTCCATCGGCATTAGCTGTATATTCAGGAGTATCGAAACTAACCTTCACATGACTCATCGCTGCAAGATTATAAATCTCATCAGGCTGAACATCACCAATAATACGAGTAAGATTCATACTATCCGTCATGTCTCCATAATGAAGTATCATATTTCGGTTCTCATCATGCGGATCTTGATACAAATGATCTATACGGTCTGTATTAAACAAAGATGACCTTCTTTTAATACCATGGACTGTATAGCCCTTTTTTATCAAATATTCAGATAGATATGCTCCATCTTGTCCTGTAACGCCTGTGATGAGTGCAACTTTTTTGCTCATATAAACTACTTAATAAATAACTTATTAAGATTTACTATTTCAATAATTATTCTTTAACTCTATAAATCTAAGTCCAGTTATCCAAACAGAACATACAAGCCACAAAGATATAGTTTTTTTAACTAATACAAATAAAAATATCTTTATTTTGGTGAAAAAACTTCATTTTTCTCCTTTCAGGCTGGTATTGAAATCAATGTCTGTAACTAAAGCATAGCGTTTTATTACCACCCCATCCTTATCCAACAAAAAGAATGTAGGAGTACTCATTATCCCATATCTGACAAAGTTAATACCGGCAAAGCCTCTATAATCACAGAGCTTGTCCGAATCAGGCCATGGGAAATGCTTTACATCTTCAGCAAACATATCCTTATTAGTATCCGAAGATATGGAAACTATGCGTACATTTTGCTCCTTTAGTTTTGGATAATCACTTATTAATCGTTCTATTTGGGTATGGCAATTTTCACAATCGGGTTGATAAAAAACTAATAATGTACGGCTATATCCTGCCTCTATTAATGATGGCGACAGACCCTCCAAAACCGGGGCGAGTGTCCCTTTACGAACTTTAGCTAATGCAAACGCATCAAATATTCGACCTTGCGGGACAGCTATTCTCCCCGACTCTTCTATATAGGGTACTATAATATCGAATGCATCATCCCATCCGTATTGTTCGGTTATGAGAATTAAGTTATTAGCAAGATGTTCAAAAGCCTCTTGCGATTTTATACGCTTCATCAGACGCACCATATCTTCGGCCATCAACTGCTGATCGGCTGTCAACCGGGTCAATCCGTCTATAATATTATACCATATACCGCTGGTGTAGAGTTTATCCACATCAAGTTGATTTAACGCATACAAACGGGCATTAGCTTTATCCATAAGGCTTCCGCCCTGAGTAGCCAACCTGTTCAATTGTTGCATATAACGAACCAATTCGATAAAAGATGAAGCATAAAGAGTTGTGTCCTGAGCCGGTCGGGCGCCTTCTTGTATAACAGAATATAAATATTCATTTTCCGGCGAATTTTTGAATATATATTTCTGGTTTGGATCTTGCCTTACGCTAAGATCTTCATGATTAACGATTATATTCAATGGTCTGGAATCTTTTACCTGGAGTGATCCCATCCCTGCATATTTTTTTTCTTTTTCCGGTATGTTAATTGTCACATCACCGGCAAAAGAAAGCGTCCCTCTTTGAATCGTATCCTGCTTTATACCTTTACTTAGGATAAATACATACTCCTTATTCGACTGTTCGGGGAGAAATATGCTTATTTTCTGAGCATTTACGGCAAAAGTAATCAGATAGCTTAAACACAATATAAATAGTTTCTTCTTCATTCTATTTTTATAAGACTTGAATTATAACAACGGGGAAAATAGCCGCATAACCGATTCTTTAAATTTCTCGAATCTCGACCTTTTATCCCATTCTTCGGCCGATAAAAGAGAGGATTGCTCCATATCTCTGAAGAATATATCCTTTGCCGCATCACAAGTATTTTCATTATATATAAATGCGTCTATTTCAAAATTATGCTCAAAACTCCGCACATCCATATTTGCCGAACCGGTTATCGTCAGAGAATTATCAATAACCATCAACTTTGAATGCAGGAATCCGGCTTCATAGAAAAACACACTTACTTTTGCATCCAGTACATCCTTCAGGTATGACATAGATGCGATATGCACAAATGTAGTATCTGAATGCCGCGGAAGCATCAGCCTTACATCTACTCCGCGCATCGATGCCATCTGAAGAGCAAGCAATAATGCGTCGGTGGGTACAAAATAAGGAGTTTGAATATAAATGCATTCCTTTGCATTGGATATCGCCTGCAAAATGCCGAGATGAATATCTTTAAACGGGCCTACGGGTCCACTGGTAACAAGTTGCATCAGATTATCGCCCTTACTTTCCAAGACAGGGTAATATGTATCGGAAGCCAGAAATTCTTTACGGGAAGAGTACCAGTCTATCAGAAAAGATGTCTGTAATCCAGCTACAGCCTTACCTTCTATCTTAATATGACTGTCGCGCCAAGTCCCGAAGCTCACCCCGTTAATATATCTGTCGGCAATATTCATTCCTCCTACAAATCCTACTTTACCGTCTATAACTACAATTTTTCTGTGATTACGATAGTTAACCCGGCTCGTTAAAAACTTAAATGCCACTTTAAGGAATGGCTGAACTTCAATGCCCTGCGCCTGCATTTCCTTAAAGAAACGACGTTTAGCTTTCCATGATCCTACATCGTCATATATAAGACGCACTTCTACTCCTTCTGCTGCTTTACGCACAAGAATATCGCGAGTTTTTTGCCCGATCTCATCATCAAGGAAAATATAATACTGTATGTGGATGTGCTTCCGGGCTATTTCAAGTTCCTCGAAAAGAGCATCAAATTTTGCTATACCACTCGAATAAAAAGTAACATCACTCCCACCATATAAGGGCGCGCCCTTTAATCTGTTCAGAAGATTTACCAATCCTTTATGTTCGGCGGGCGGATTCAGCGTCTCTAATAATTCTTTGCGGCCTATAGAACGGCGGTTAAGTTTCTTGTACATCTTATGAGAGATAAGGCGCTGTTTGCGACTATCCTCTCCAAAAAAATAATAGATAATGAGTCCGACCAAAGGTAATAGCAATAAGATAAGTACCCATGAAATAGTTTTCAAGGGGTTCCTGTTTTCCGAGATGACAACTATCATCGTACCTAATGCTGTAACTACATACAGAATTTGGAAAATAAGAATTAGATTATCTGTAGCTTCCATCGATTCCATTGGCTCACAAATAGCTTATTGCACCAAAGTTATAATAAAATATGAGTTCTAGGCATTCACACCTTTTAAATTTAATCGTTATTGTCGAGGCGATGAAGAATATCTTCACGTAGGACTACCCTATCCCAAGAGTAGGTCACATCTGTATTCTGCAGATATTCGATAACAGCGAGAGCTCTATGCAAATCTGTTTTACTCTTCTCTTCCGACAAGTCATAGCGCATCATTAAGAGTTTCGGATACTGTTCGAGCAAATCCCGGTCATTTATCTTTTCAATCAATATATCCGAGTCGTCAGCAATTGATGTATGAAAATTGGTGGAAAAGAAAGTAAAGCATTCATTCAATATATCTTTCTGCTCCGAATTGCTCAGTTTTTCTCTGTTGTCTGTAAGTTGCTGCAACTTTTTCATGAATTCTTCCAAAAGCCGCATTAAAAAATCTTTCCTCCGTTGTTGTAGCATAACCTGATCATTTTTCTCTGTCTATCAAATAGCAAATGACTCCTCCAATCGTATAACAGAGTATATCCATCCAACTGAATGAGGA
Protein-coding sequences here:
- a CDS encoding thioredoxin family protein encodes the protein MKKKLFILCLSYLITFAVNAQKISIFLPEQSNKEYVFILSKGIKQDTIQRGTLSFAGDVTINIPEKEKKYAGMGSLQVKDSRPLNIIVNHEDLSVRQDPNQKYIFKNSPENEYLYSVIQEGARPAQDTTLYASSFIELVRYMQQLNRLATQGGSLMDKANARLYALNQLDVDKLYTSGIWYNIIDGLTRLTADQQLMAEDMVRLMKRIKSQEAFEHLANNLILITEQYGWDDAFDIIVPYIEESGRIAVPQGRIFDAFALAKVRKGTLAPVLEGLSPSLIEAGYSRTLLVFYQPDCENCHTQIERLISDYPKLKEQNVRIVSISSDTNKDMFAEDVKHFPWPDSDKLCDYRGFAGINFVRYGIMSTPTFFLLDKDGVVIKRYALVTDIDFNTSLKGEK
- the cls gene encoding cardiolipin synthase, encoding MESMEATDNLILIFQILYVVTALGTMIVVISENRNPLKTISWVLILLLLPLVGLIIYYFFGEDSRKQRLISHKMYKKLNRRSIGRKELLETLNPPAEHKGLVNLLNRLKGAPLYGGSDVTFYSSGIAKFDALFEELEIARKHIHIQYYIFLDDEIGQKTRDILVRKAAEGVEVRLIYDDVGSWKAKRRFFKEMQAQGIEVQPFLKVAFKFLTSRVNYRNHRKIVVIDGKVGFVGGMNIADRYINGVSFGTWRDSHIKIEGKAVAGLQTSFLIDWYSSRKEFLASDTYYPVLESKGDNLMQLVTSGPVGPFKDIHLGILQAISNAKECIYIQTPYFVPTDALLLALQMASMRGVDVRLMLPRHSDTTFVHIASMSYLKDVLDAKVSVFFYEAGFLHSKLMVIDNSLTITGSANMDVRSFEHNFEIDAFIYNENTCDAAKDIFFRDMEQSSLLSAEEWDKRSRFEKFKESVMRLFSPLL